GGAGATTTAAAAAATAATTATGGTGAGCTAGTCTCTCAAAAAATAAAAAGCCTAGATACTATTTTATCTGAGTCAATAATTGCTTTAAATAAGGCTAGAAATGAGCAAAGTCTTATTAAACTAAATTTGGAGTACCAATTTGATAATAGTATTGAAGAAAATATTAATTATTTATTGGATAGAACGTTGGAAAAAGAAAGTGATTCAAATATCGCAGATGATTTATCTAGAAAAATTATGAAAGTCTATGAAAATGAAGGAAAGAAAAACATAGACTCATCGCTTAATAAATTAAAAGACCAATTAGAGATGGAACAAAATTATTGTTCGATGTGTTATCAAGAAATTAATAACGAGTATATTCATAAGTTACAAAATAAATTAGATGAAATTATAGTAAAAGAATTAACAAATAATAAAGTAAAAAAATTTAAAGATAAAATTGAAGACAAAAAAATAGTTCAAATATCTTTTGAAAACGATTTAGAGTTGGGAGATAATTTTTATTCATATTTTCCTCAAGAGCAGCAAAAACTTAAAGAACTGATAGATGAATATAATGTATTAGTAAAATCAACAAATAATATATTGGAGGATAAAAAAGATAAGTTATATACTTCAATAAATAATGAGTTAGATGGGCAATTAAGCGAAAAATATCATGAAATACTAGATTATATAAATGAGATTAATGAGAAAATTGATGCTCATAATAAAAGTTTAACTGATCAGGATAAACTTATATTCAAAGCAACGATAGAAAATGATAAATTTACATTATATACTTATTTAAAAGAATTTTCTTCTTTTTTTGCATTATATAGTGAAGTAAGGAAAATAGATAATGAGGAGAAGAATGAGAAAAGTTCGTATAATTCTTTAAAAACGCAAATCAATAATGAAAATTTGACAATACAAAAATTAAAATCCAAAATGGAGCAAATTAACATAGCGGTAGATGAAATTAACAAAAGAATTAATTATATTACATATACTCAAGGGCAGATAAAAATTCAAGCTGAGGATCATAAGTATTATGTTTTAGTAAATAATGAGAAAATCGCTCTAGAGAAGCTTTCTACTGGTCAAAGAAATTTAATTAGTTTAAGTTACTTTTTTACAAAAATTAACGAAAATTATAGCGAAAAAGAATTTTACACAAATGAAATTTTATTGGTCTTGGATGACCCTATTTCTAGTTTTGACCATTCTAATAGGCTAGGTATTATGTCACTACTAAGATATGAAATTGGGTCTATTTTATTATCAAATGAAAAATCAAAAATTTTGGTTCAAAGTCATGATACAGGGGTAATTTTTGATTTGAAGAAAATTTTAGATGATATTGATGAAGAGCGTAAAGTTAATCATTCCAATCTTTCAAATAAAATACAATATGAAGTAAAAGAAATAAGAAATCATAAAGATAAACCTCTAATAAATTATCAACCAGAGAAAACTTATAGAAAATTAATGACAAACATTTATATGTTTGGAAATGGCGAATTTGACAATAATAAATCTCAGGCTGAACTTTCAATTGGAAATAATATAAGAAGAGTGCTAGAAGCCTTTAGCACTTTTAATTATAACAGCGGAATTACCTATCTTACTAATAATGACGAAGTCCTGAGCTTATTAGGAAGTAAAGATATTCAAATCTACTATAAAAATCTGATGAATCATTTAGTATTAAATAGTGAAAGTCACTTAAAAGAAAAGGCTGAATCTATCACAGATTATAATTATATGCCTCAATTTTCT
This genomic window from Aerococcus sp. Group 1 contains:
- a CDS encoding AAA family ATPase: MEKESDSNIADDLSRKIMKVYENEGKKNIDSSLNKLKDQLEMEQNYCSMCYQEINNEYIHKLQNKLDEIIVKELTNNKVKKFKDKIEDKKIVQISFENDLELGDNFYSYFPQEQQKLKELIDEYNVLVKSTNNILEDKKDKLYTSINNELDGQLSEKYHEILDYINEINEKIDAHNKSLTDQDKLIFKATIENDKFTLYTYLKEFSSFFALYSEVRKIDNEEKNEKSSYNSLKTQINNENLTIQKLKSKMEQINIAVDEINKRINYITYTQGQIKIQAEDHKYYVLVNNEKIALEKLSTGQRNLISLSYFFTKINENYSEKEFYTNEILLVLDDPISSFDHSNRLGIMSLLRYEIGSILLSNEKSKILVQSHDTGVIFDLKKILDDIDEERKVNHSNLSNKIQYEVKEIRNHKDKPLINYQPEKTYRKLMTNIYMFGNGEFDNNKSQAELSIGNNIRRVLEAFSTFNYNSGITYLTNNDEVLSLLGSKDIQIYYKNLMNHLVLNSESHLKEKAESITDYNYMPQFSYNEKQKLARDTISFLYLLDRLHVKNNIITLSSKGNIENTIQSWIPKFNI